One Natator depressus isolate rNatDep1 chromosome 13, rNatDep2.hap1, whole genome shotgun sequence genomic region harbors:
- the LOC141997151 gene encoding olfactory receptor 10C1-like: MEKAEGRNQTPIMEFILLGFGNVPELQPLLFLVFLVIFIVTVAGNILIVAVVVADCHLHTPMYFFLGNLSCLEICYTSTLLPRLLASLLTGDRTISVKGCILQTYFFGMLSGTESLLLAAMSYDRYLAICNPLRYAALMNGRVCCQLVAGSWISSFLGCTTINIFLFESKFCDSKGIDHFFCDFSPLIKLSCGDTQAVQVLTFIVSAIGTFVPCLLVLTSYIRIITTILRIPSTTGRQKAFSTCSSHLIVVIVYYGTLITVYVAPTANTPKVLHKLFSVFYTVLTPMVNPVIYSLRNKEVTESLRKAILKLVAFRKGIEP; this comes from the coding sequence ATGGAGAAAGCGGAAGGAAGAAATCAAACACCCATCATGGAATTCATCCTTTTAGGATTTGGGAATGtccctgagctgcagcccctTCTCTTCCTCGTGTTTCTAGTGATCTTCATTGTGACTGTGGCAGGGAACATTCTCATTGTTGCAGTAGTCGTGGCTGATTGccaccttcacacccccatgtacttcttcctggggaacttgTCCTGCCTGGAGATCTGCTACACCTCCACCTTGCTACCCAGGCTGCTGGCCAGTCTGctgactggggacagaaccatttCTGTTAAGGGCTGCATTTTGCAAACATATTTCTTTGGTATGCTGTCAGGTACAGAATCTCTGCTGCTTGCGGCAATGTCTTATGATCGGTACTTAGCGATATGCAATCCACTCCGTTATGCTGCTCTGATGAATGGGAGAGTTTGTTGCCAGCTAGTGGCAGGATCCTGGATAAGTAGCTTTCTAGGCTGCACCACAATAAATATTTTCTTGTTCGAATCAAAGTTTTGTGATTCAAAAGGAATTGaccatttcttttgtgatttttcaCCCCTGATAAAGCTGTCCTGTGGCGATACCCAGGCTGTGCAAGTGCTGACATTTATTGTCTCTGCCATAGGGACATTTGTGCCCTGTCTACTGGTCCTGACATCCTACATTCGTATCATCACCACCATCCTGAGAATCCCTTCCACCACAGGgaggcaaaaggccttttccacctgctcctctcacctcattGTGGTTATAGTTTACTATGGGACACTGATTACTGTCTATGTGGCTCCAACAGCTAACACTCCCAAGGTCCTACACAAACTCTTCTCTGTCTTCTACACAGTCCTGACTCCCATGGTCAACCCtgtcatctacagcctgagaaacaaggaGGTCACTGAGTCCCTGAGAAAAGCTATTCTTAAACTAGTTGCTTTCAGAAAAGGCATAGAACCTTAA